AGATAAATCTTCAACACCATAGATTTCCTTTTCCAAAAGTATGTTTTCAACCACTTCCTCAATTACCTCAGGGCTTCTTGACATGTGAATCCCTTTTTGTGAACTTGGAAGATCCACAAAAACTTCAAAAGTTGGGAGAAGAACTATATCTCTTTTATTGGTTCTTTTTAATTTTACGAGTTTTTTTAGGTTTGTTACCCCAACCCTCGTTAATGAAACCTTAATATCAGGTTCTGTTGCCTGAACGTCATTGCATTGCATCAAAAAACACCTGAACTAATTTACGAAATATCTTCTTTTGTTATCAAAACATCCTTTAATTCCTTTGATAAAGTGTAGTACACATTATATCCATCTCTTTCTTTATAAATATACCCCATTTCATAGATATCTGAAAGGTGTGTTCCAATGGTTCCTGTTGAATTGTTCAAAATTCCTGAAAGTTCAGTTACTGTCGAACTTCCACCAAGTTCCGCCATTGCCTTTATTATTTTTGATTGAGCGGGGGTTAGGTGGTTTAAGATCTGGTGTCCAACACTTATTCCAAGATTTTTCATTGCATTTTTTGCAATATCCTCATTTATTTCATTTACTCCATTTTTAAGAGCAAGAGAAACTGCTTCAGAACATGTCATTATGATTCTTCTTGGAATTCCATCACATTCTTCAATTATCTTTTCAATACTTTGTTCAGAGAAAGGTTCATAACCTTTTGCACCAGTTACTTGAGAATCTTCGAGTCTTCTTTTTATAAGATCATAAGCTTCTTCTTTTGTAAGTGGGGGCATATTTATGATTTTTGGAATTCTATCTCTTATTGCAGGTGATATCTTTGTCAGATCTTCAACCATTGTTGGAGGGCCTGCTAAAAACGTTAAAATATCATCCTCATATAAAAATGAGTGGAAAAACTGTAAAAGTCCAAGACAGCTTCTTTTTGCAAATTGATCTGCTTCATCTATTAGTATAACACAGAGTTTGTTTTCTTCTTTTACCTCATTTAAAAGGTATTTTAAATCTCTTTCAATTTTTTCACGGGGGTAATGAACCGGAGTCTTGTCGCTGTAGTTACTTAGTCTTTTATAAATCTCAATGATTTTTTGAGAGTGTTTCATATAATCTGAAGAAAGGGTTCCGTCTACTGAGAATAGATTATCTTTAATAATTCCATACATTAGTTGTATTAAAAACTGTCTTGCAGTGATTTGTGAAGCTTCTAATTCAACCACCCAGTGGTTGTGCCTTTTTGAAGCATAATATAATATATTCAATATCGAACTTTTTCCAATGCCTTTAGTACCAACTATTGCAGCATTTGCAACACTACCATATTGTGCTGCACCTAAAATGTCCGCAATTTCAGAAAGTTCAGATGTTCTTCCGACAAAAAATTTGGTATTACCACGAATTGGTTTTTCTGAAAAGGGGTTCGTTTTTAATTTTAGGCGATTCATTGATTTTTTCGATATTGATGACGCATTGTGAATAAATTCGATTGGGTCTAACATAAGCCATATCCCTCCAATATGAAAATAGTCCGAAAAGTTTCCTAAATTATATAATATATTATCTTTTTTATATGTTTCGAAAAACCGAAAGTTTAAAGTTTTGAAAATAAATAAATTGTGAATATAAAATTAAAATCGGTAAAAATTGTGAATATAATATTTTTTTAATAAAATATTAGAAATAAATCTTTGTTTTTAATTAAAAATTATTTTAATAATATTAACTTATTATATAAATATATCACAATAATCATAAATTAAATTTTAATTACAAAAAATATGGTATTTTTGTAAATATTAATTGTGAATATAAAATTAAAATCAGTAAAAATTGTGAATATAATAAATAATATATATTAAAACAGTTTTTTATTATTTAAATAATATATTAAATGAAAAGTATGATATTCCAGCAAAAATAGGTTTAAAATATTGTTTAAATAATAAAATATTGTAATAAGATTAATTTTTTAATTAATACCACATATGAATTAAAATAACAAAATAAAATACTGTGAATATAAAATTAAAATTTTATTTTTACAGTTTTTAACTTTTAAAAAAACAAAATAAAAACAAAAAAACTGATTATTTAAAATTAGGGGTAATATGGAAAGTATTTTAAAAAAAGTAGTAAAAACTGAAGAAAGAAAAAATATACTAACTAAACTTTTAAAAGGACCGTGTTGTTGTGAAGATCTTTCAAAAGAATTAAATATATCAAAAGGACTCCCCCCTAGATTTTTAAAATTGTGTGCTTCATTAAATATTGTTAAAAGAGAAAGAATCAGCCACAAAGTGTATTATTCAATAAATCCTGAAAATTATCTAAAAATATATAACGCAATATCTCTTGAAAACAAAAAAACTGAAGAAAAAAAGAATTTTAAACATAATATAAAGAAAGATGAATTTCAAACTACACTTTCTGTTGGGGATTCAAAAAATTATGAAATTAATAAAATAGATAATGGATTTGGCGGAACTACTTTTATTTTAAATAATAACGATACGTCATATGAGATCTTTAAAACAAATGATAATAATTACTGGTGTGTATCCTGCCAAAGTGTTGATTGTGAACATATTTTGTATTTAAAAAAAGCTTCTTCTAAAAAACGTATTTAATTATTTTTAATAAACATTTGGTAATTTTTTAAGATTTAATGAATTATTTTATTATGTTGTTTATATGTATATTTTTCTAGTTTTCGGATATTATGTATATAACAAGCTTTTGTTTTGAATTCAACTTTTGAAAATTTTAGTCTTTTTGGATATTTAACTCAATTTTATGGATTTTTATAAGTATATAACAATGTATAATGTATATTTGATAAAATAATAAGTAAATACTTTTATTTTAACTGTTTTTTAATATATTTAACTTTATTTTATAATATAAACAATAAATTATATTTTATTTTATTATTATATTATTATATCTTATTATTATACATATATAGGTTAAAAAAGTAAAATAAATAAAACAAAACTAAATTTTTAAAATTAAAAATCCACTACAAACTGGATTATATATACATCATACTCGAAACACCGAAAAACAAATACCAAATATAATTATATTTTTAAAAACCAAGATCTTAAAAAAATGTCAAAAACTAATCTGGATATAAAAAAAGTAAAATCAATTAATCTACTTAAAAACATCAAACTAAACAATTTTAAAACAACATCTAGATTAAAAAATAATCAAAACTATCCAAAAATCAAAAATCCATTAAACATTTCCGTACGGTTTTTCAAGTTTGAATTATTAATTTCGAAAAATATATTTTTAAAATCAAAATCAGATTTAATTATATTATTAACTATTTCTTTATTAATATTTAATTTAAACAAGATATTTTTGTTTAATTTTCTTTTTTTGACAATATTCAATTCAGCAAGTTCATTTAAATAATTATAAACGGTTGACTGACTATATTCTAAAATACTTGAAATTTCTTTGATATTGAATTTTTTCAAAAGAACTATTTTTTGAACAATGTTTTTGTATTTATTTGGAACTATTTCTGGAAGTATTCTTTTCCAGCTTAATTTCAAATCCCTTAAATTTTTAAGATCTCTTTTTGAATTAGCAAGTATCAAATCTATTACTTTTAAATTACCTGAACTCAATTTTAAAAGTTCTTTTGAGACTTTTTCAGAGATTAAATACCCTTTCTTTTTTGTATAATAAATTACTGCAGCAATACTGTTTGTTTTATGATCTTCAAAATTATCCTTTAAAAACGAATAAGCTTCAAAAGGACATCTCAAAACAAGACTAATTCCTTCATTTTTCAAAAATTGTATAAATCTCTGAAAAGTTTTCAAATGATTCCATTTAGAAACATCATGAAGATCAAAAACTAAAACAGGGTTTAAAACCTTTAAAATAGTTATTAATTTACCCATTACTTTTTTAAAGTTCCAGTTATTCACATCTTCAAATAAATCTCCAATTACTCGATACCATGCTTTTTTTGCCCTATAATAATTATTAACTGATTTATCAAAGTAAATATCATTTAAATATTTGAAAATATTATCCATTCCTTCACTTTCACAGTTCTTTTTAAAAAAAGTCATTTTATCTTTTAAAACATGCAGGATGTTTAAAACAGTTCTTTTTAAAGAAGGGCTTCCTAAAACTCTTAAAACTGGAATATTATGGATTATTTTACAATTTCCAACAACATTACTACTTAAAACAGAGCTCCGGCTAACCGGTTGAATCCATATATCATTTGTTGCATAGATTTCGGGTTTATTATAAATAATTTCCATAATTTTCACGATTATTTTAAATTATCCTGAATTTTCCAGTTTTAGGTTCATCAATGTCCCCATTTTTAATCAATTTTTTAATTGACGTTTGAATCTGTTCTTCTTCAATTCCTTTTGTTTTTCCAGCTTCAATAATATCATCAATTATTACAAGGTCGTTATCATTTTTCTCAGCAAGTGCTTTAATTAAATCATATACCCTCATCATTTTATTTCTATCTTTTCTTCCAACACCTGAAATCTTATCAACATCAAACTGTCCGGTTTCAGGATCGTATGCAATTTCTTTCAAAGATTCGGTAATTATTGAAATAGCTTCTGAAGCATCCTCTTCATCTACAATATCTTTCAATTTTGCTTTTGAATGAGCTTCTGCAATCCTAATTGCAGCTTCAAGCTGTCTTGCAGTAATCTGTGCTGCACCTTTCCTCATATTCAAGTAAAATTCAGTGAGTAAATTTTCAGCATCTTCTGATATTACCGGTGCTTTGGTTTTTGCATATTCTATATATTTTATTACAAAATCTCTATCGATTAAAACATCATCAACGATAATATGGTCGAGTTTCATATTTTCAGAAACTTCTTTACTTAAATACGACCTGTGGACATTGATAATATGCTGTGCAATATTTTTATCCTTTAATCGGTCTGCTTCATCTTTTATTGGAAATATTAAATCAAACCTGCTAAGCATCGGTGCAGGGATATTAATCTGTTCTGGAATCGAAACGTTTGGATCGAATCTACCCCATCTCGGGTTACATGCTGCAATAATTGCACATTCTGAGGGTAATTTCGCGTTAATTCCACCTTTATTAATATGTATTGTCTGAGATTCCATAGCTTCTAAAACAAAAGTCTGAAGGTCCCGATTAACCGTAAGCTCATCAATACAAGCAGTCCCTTTATTTGCTTTAACTAAAAGACCGGGTTTTATAACCCATGTATCATCGCCAATTTCAGTTTTTTCACGAATAACTGCCGCAGTTAAACCAACACCTGACGCAGTAGTAACTGAACCATAAATATTTCCAGGTATTTCCGCAATTTTTCTAAGCATAACTGATTTTCCAATACCTGGATCCGTAATTAAAAGCAAGTGGCTGTCAGCCCTTTTATTTCCTTTTTTAACACCTTTAATTTGCTGTAAGAATATCGCTTTTTTAACAATATCATAACCTTTAATTTCTGGAATCATCCTTTCAGATAAAATATCAACTACATTTGGATTTTTACCAACTTTTTCGAT
Above is a genomic segment from Methanococcus maripaludis containing:
- a CDS encoding AAA family ATPase translates to MLDPIEFIHNASSISKKSMNRLKLKTNPFSEKPIRGNTKFFVGRTSELSEIADILGAAQYGSVANAAIVGTKGIGKSSILNILYYASKRHNHWVVELEASQITARQFLIQLMYGIIKDNLFSVDGTLSSDYMKHSQKIIEIYKRLSNYSDKTPVHYPREKIERDLKYLLNEVKEENKLCVILIDEADQFAKRSCLGLLQFFHSFLYEDDILTFLAGPPTMVEDLTKISPAIRDRIPKIINMPPLTKEEAYDLIKRRLEDSQVTGAKGYEPFSEQSIEKIIEECDGIPRRIIMTCSEAVSLALKNGVNEINEDIAKNAMKNLGISVGHQILNHLTPAQSKIIKAMAELGGSSTVTELSGILNNSTGTIGTHLSDIYEMGYIYKERDGYNVYYTLSKELKDVLITKEDIS
- a CDS encoding helix-turn-helix domain-containing protein — its product is MESILKKVVKTEERKNILTKLLKGPCCCEDLSKELNISKGLPPRFLKLCASLNIVKRERISHKVYYSINPENYLKIYNAISLENKKTEEKKNFKHNIKKDEFQTTLSVGDSKNYEINKIDNGFGGTTFILNNNDTSYEIFKTNDNNYWCVSCQSVDCEHILYLKKASSKKRI
- a CDS encoding helix-turn-helix domain-containing protein; this encodes MEIIYNKPEIYATNDIWIQPVSRSSVLSSNVVGNCKIIHNIPVLRVLGSPSLKRTVLNILHVLKDKMTFFKKNCESEGMDNIFKYLNDIYFDKSVNNYYRAKKAWYRVIGDLFEDVNNWNFKKVMGKLITILKVLNPVLVFDLHDVSKWNHLKTFQRFIQFLKNEGISLVLRCPFEAYSFLKDNFEDHKTNSIAAVIYYTKKKGYLISEKVSKELLKLSSGNLKVIDLILANSKRDLKNLRDLKLSWKRILPEIVPNKYKNIVQKIVLLKKFNIKEISSILEYSQSTVYNYLNELAELNIVKKRKLNKNILFKLNINKEIVNNIIKSDFDFKNIFFEINNSNLKNRTEMFNGFLIFG
- a CDS encoding minichromosome maintenance protein MCM — translated: MDDKRLQNIRPKLTECLKTLNFQDIISEKRKIAIDLDNIYKHGVIDFVEFLEEFPNEGIELLEECYSDAYYAIKTEKPDIVITVKNIPEKFNLSEKKQIYTIEDVKSSTIGKLIEFEGIVVIATKIKSALKKAAYICTSCGEKKIQDIENPFEMSFEPICPKCAQNMALIEDESTYIDFQEIKVQQPLDSMDDPEEPPKYISVFLEHSPGIYCGRVRVTGIPIKNQKNKKIPIYDIYIKGIHCEIVEDKIEANLTEEDIKNIEKVGKNPNVVDILSERMIPEIKGYDIVKKAIFLQQIKGVKKGNKRADSHLLLITDPGIGKSVMLRKIAEIPGNIYGSVTTASGVGLTAAVIREKTEIGDDTWVIKPGLLVKANKGTACIDELTVNRDLQTFVLEAMESQTIHINKGGINAKLPSECAIIAACNPRWGRFDPNVSIPEQINIPAPMLSRFDLIFPIKDEADRLKDKNIAQHIINVHRSYLSKEVSENMKLDHIIVDDVLIDRDFVIKYIEYAKTKAPVISEDAENLLTEFYLNMRKGAAQITARQLEAAIRIAEAHSKAKLKDIVDEEDASEAISIITESLKEIAYDPETGQFDVDKISGVGRKDRNKMMRVYDLIKALAEKNDNDLVIIDDIIEAGKTKGIEEEQIQTSIKKLIKNGDIDEPKTGKFRII